In the genome of Massilia sp. PAMC28688, one region contains:
- a CDS encoding methyl-accepting chemotaxis protein has protein sequence MQLANLRIAARLALLGAFFVIAMIIVAVSGSNTLSNVSARSAAGLQQAAVLTDAIDTARAAQVHFKIQVQEWKNILLRGGDPAQLERYTASFRKSGATTRAELDKTAALLARLGLQTPLIGDAIAAHEALGKNYLTALEQYDSADPASPQRVDALVKGMDRAPTARIDQIVAFMQAQSKQLVASTAAANAEAQRQATMVIVITVVCTVLVCGAIMLWLARSITTPLNEAVSIARTVADGDLSTNIKVRGSDEIGMLLASLKHMHDNLGDIVGKVRAGTDAIAHASTEIADGNLDLSMRTEEQASALEETASAMEELTSTVKQTSASAGQASSLAGEASGVAERGGEAVSNVIATMGVINESSRKIVDIIGVIDGIAFQTNILALNAAVEAARAGEQGRGFAVVAAEVRSLAQRSAAAAREIKALIGDSVDQVAAGSKLVQHAGTTMGDVVSSVQKVNSIIGDIAVASKEQNAGIDQVNDAIAQMDAMTQQNAALVEQAAAAAAAMRQQAAELKQAVSVFKIHERFDTVVVAAPRVARGHRDDVLKLA, from the coding sequence TATTGCCGCGCGCCTCGCCCTGCTGGGCGCGTTTTTCGTGATCGCCATGATCATTGTTGCCGTGAGCGGCTCAAACACGCTCAGCAACGTCAGCGCCCGCAGCGCGGCCGGCCTGCAACAAGCCGCTGTGCTCACCGATGCCATTGACACGGCGCGCGCCGCCCAGGTCCACTTCAAAATCCAGGTCCAGGAATGGAAAAACATTCTGCTGCGCGGCGGCGACCCCGCGCAGCTCGAGCGCTATACGGCGTCGTTCAGGAAGAGCGGCGCCACCACCCGTGCCGAACTCGACAAGACCGCGGCCCTGCTTGCCAGGCTCGGCCTGCAGACGCCACTCATTGGCGACGCCATTGCTGCCCACGAAGCACTCGGCAAGAATTATTTGACAGCACTGGAACAGTACGACAGCGCCGACCCCGCCAGTCCCCAGCGGGTCGACGCCCTGGTCAAGGGCATGGATCGCGCCCCGACGGCCAGGATTGATCAGATCGTCGCCTTCATGCAGGCACAGTCCAAACAGCTCGTTGCCAGCACGGCCGCTGCCAATGCCGAGGCGCAGCGCCAGGCCACCATGGTCATCGTGATCACCGTGGTGTGCACGGTGCTGGTATGCGGCGCGATCATGCTGTGGCTGGCGCGCAGCATCACCACGCCCCTCAATGAAGCGGTGTCAATTGCACGCACGGTGGCCGATGGCGACCTGTCGACCAACATCAAAGTGCGCGGCAGCGATGAAATCGGCATGCTGCTGGCCTCGCTCAAGCACATGCACGACAACCTTGGTGATATCGTCGGCAAGGTGCGCGCCGGCACGGACGCCATCGCCCATGCGTCGACCGAGATCGCCGATGGCAACCTGGACTTGTCGATGCGCACCGAAGAACAGGCCAGCGCGCTGGAAGAAACGGCGTCGGCCATGGAAGAACTGACCAGTACGGTCAAGCAGACCAGCGCCAGCGCGGGCCAGGCCAGCAGTCTTGCGGGCGAAGCGAGCGGCGTGGCAGAACGTGGCGGGGAAGCCGTGAGCAATGTGATTGCGACCATGGGCGTGATCAATGAATCGTCGCGCAAGATCGTGGACATCATAGGCGTGATCGACGGGATCGCCTTCCAGACCAATATTTTGGCCCTGAATGCGGCAGTGGAAGCGGCGCGTGCCGGCGAACAGGGGCGCGGCTTTGCCGTGGTGGCGGCCGAAGTGCGCAGCCTGGCCCAGCGCTCGGCGGCGGCGGCGCGCGAGATCAAGGCCCTCATCGGTGACTCGGTCGACCAGGTGGCCGCCGGCAGCAAGCTGGTTCAGCATGCAGGCACCACCATGGGCGACGTGGTGAGCAGTGTCCAGAAGGTCAACAGCATCATTGGCGACATTGCCGTGGCGAGCAAGGAACAGAACGCCGGCATCGACCAGGTCAACGATGCGATCGCGCAAATGGACGCCATGACACAGCAAAATGCGGCGCTCGTGGAACAGGCAGCGGCAGCGGCGGCGGCAATGCGGCAGCAGGCTGCGGAACTGAAGCAGGCGGTCAGCGTATTCAAGATCCACGAACGGTTTGATACTGTGGTGGTTGCGGCGCCGCGCGTGGCGCGTGGTCATCGGGACGACGTGCTGAAGCTGGCGTAG